CTGGTATTATACTGATAACTCTCATTTCCCAATCTTTCAAAATCAACTTCTGTAAGCACACGTCTTTTGATAAAAAGAAAATCACTGACAATAACAGCTGATAAAGGAATAATAAAGGCCCCTAACAAAGAGATGAACAATTTTGCATCATTTACTAATGTGGGAAATGCACTCAAAGAAATGGCTGCAAGCCCAAAGATGAGCGCACTTTTTACGCGGCCTAATCGGGGGATACTATTTAACAAACTATAACCCCCTGTGTAGGCATTGCTTAAATTAATAGAAATCATTGAAGCTATGGTAGCCACAAAAATGATGCTGATAAACAGTGTTGAATCTGTGAGCTGTGAAGATATAACATATGGGTTCCAGCTACCTGCTAGTGCGGCAGTATAAGCTCCTAAAACCGCTGTTATCGTAAAACCTATTACATTACCAAAATATAAGCCGGTAAACGCTTGTTTAGGTGTCTTACCATAACGAGCCATATCTGAAGCAGAGCTGACACCTGATACATACTGAACAAAGGCAAGACTTGCAAAGAAAACGACCGTTCCAATTTGATTTGAGCCTTCTTTTGTCAATACATCCTTAAAAGTCATTCCGGCTTCAGTGGAGGTTATAAAGATAAAGAGCATTACTATACCACCAAGAAATAGTATTGGTAAGAAGTATTTCGTTATCTTTTTTACAGCGTCAAAACCTATCAATGCAAGGATTGCCATAATGGTAGCCATAACTAATGCTATCGGGATAAATGGTACTTGGTAGCCGAAAAATCGTTCAATTAATTCTTTTAAAAGGTAGGTTCCACCGATTGTCTGAACACTAAACCAATATAAAGAGGTTAGCGTCCGAATAGGAGAGGCAACATAACGAGCCCCCTTTATGCCCATTATAGAACGGATAGCATATTGAGCGGGGATTCCGTATTTTGCCCCTGGTAATGCTAAAAAGGATACAAATAAAAAAGCAAAGGCCGCTCCAATGACGGTAGATAAAACAGCATAAGAAAATGATAGCCCTCCTTCTAAAACAGCTAAGGCTGGGACCAAAAAGTTTCCTGCATTGACAGAGATAGCGATTTGAATCATCGAGTATTCCATCGCTGTCGTTGTCCTTAACTCTAACGGCACGGCTTCTAAGCCAAACCGTTCGACAACTGTTCTTTTTTCAATCGTTTTTACCGCTTCTCCCATGACTATCCCCCTATTGAGTTAGCAATTGAATAAATTTCATTTGGATGATGTGCAAAGAAATCAGGCTGTTCTATATTTGTTACTTCAATGGAATCAAAGCCCCAACTGACCCAAGCAATTTTAATCCCAGCCCGTTTACAAGCCAATATATCTCGTAACTCATCACCCACATACAGTACCTCGGAAGCTTTTAACCTATGATTCTTTAAAAATTTCTTAATTACTTTATCTTTGCCAAAAATAGAAGCAGCAAGAATTTCATTTATATTTTCAACTTGATTATTATGAAGTGCCTGTTTAATATTTTCTTCTGTATTTGAAGAAATAACAGCCAGTTTATAGTCTTCTTTTTCTAGTGTAGTTAATAACTCCTTTATTCCTGGAAACAGTTCTAATTGCTTAGTTCCGTCTTTATATAGCAACAAAAAGTCAATTAATGCAAAAGGGATTTTATACAATGGGAAGTTCATTGCTTTGCAACGCTCAGCAATTGAGTACTTCCTTAAATGCTCGATATCAGTTTCGCTTAGTTTATTAATCTGATATTTTTCAGCTAGTTGATTAATAACTTGTATGGATAGGTCTTTAGAATCAACTAATGTTCCATCAAAATCAAAAATAATATATTTTAGCATACTGTCACTCCGCTCCTAAATTAATTCTCCAAACCTCTTGAAGTGCAAACAAAAAGATCTCATCTAATTGTTTCGTACTCTTCTCATTCTTTCCGTCGAGGTTATTGGCTATGTGAGAAAAACGGCTTAACTCCGTTTCTATGTATGTATTTAAAACAAGATAATTTGGTGTTCCTTTTTGCCCTTTTTTGAGTTTAACCAATTCGATGATCGCCTTTTCAGCTGAGCACCCCTTGGCTAACTTCTGAAACTCATTTGGTGGAAATGCGTCATATCGTTCAATCCATGAGCATGCGAGTATTGGACGGATTGTGTTTAGATAGAGCTTTACTGATGGTTTCTTTAACACATCTTGATAATTTCGCTGTGCCATATGTAAATAATGATATATACACGTTTTAGCAGAAAACATAGAAGGAATTGTTTCGATGATATTCTGAATTATTTGATCATTTTTTTGATAGATTATGCTTGAATGTAACCATTCTAAAAGGGTTGGATTTGACTTTTTTAATAAAAATAAAGCCTTTTGTAAATCCCATCCATGAAGATCGAGCGAATCATTGATCGGTAAGGAAATGACATCATTTTTTTATCAATTGATAAGTACCACTTAATTGGCCGAATGTAAAGAAATCGAACATCATAGTCACTATTCTCGGTATCAAGTCCAGTCGATCTACTACCGGCTTCACAAGCGAAAATAATTTTCACATTATGAGTGTTTTCAACTAGTTGAAGCTGTTGGTTAATCATAAAATCGCCACCAGTATAGGGAAAAGTAAAGACAGTGCGACTAATCTCACTGCCTTGTAGTGGAAATGCTTGTTAGGTTATTTCCACTTTTCTTATTATACGCTCTTAGAATAATAATTCATATACTTCGCTTAACTCATGAGCGCGTTTTTGATCCTGTTCTTTCTTGGCGTAGGTTATTTCATTTTTTAATACAAGATCAAGCACGGCCATATCAGCTTCATTTAAATCATTGACAAATTCACCCTCGTTTTCATAACCGTTTTCTTTAAGCTTGTTATAAATTCTTTGGCAGCTTGGGTATTTTTCTGTATAGTTCGATAATGATTCCCGTAAATAGCCTAATGTTGCATCCATCAAGATAACCTCCTAAATATTATGTTTTTCGCAATATGTATCAACAATGCCCTCTATTTGACTGAGGTCAGGAAATTCTCCAGAGAAATTGAAGATGATCTCTTCAATAAACTCACCATTTTTTGAAACATGAATTGCGCCTGCTTGATTTATGACACTAAATTCTGGTTCAAACCGATACCCATTGCGATCAATCGCCCCCACGAAAACCACTCCTTTGTTTTTCTGAAAGTCTTGCCACTTTTATTATGACTCACTAATGGAAAATTTATTGTTCAGACACAGAATAAAACATTTTTTAAGCGTTAATGTGCATATTAAAACTGTAAGACTGAAAAAAGGGGGATTAGTATGGAACCTATTCATAGGGAAGCTATTTTAAATGAAATGAACCAATCACTTCCGAAATTACTGGAAAAATATGATCTTGAAGATGTTGGTATTTTCCAAGAAGAAGGAGAAGGAAATCGCTATTACTTAGGATATACAGTTAGGAAGAATGGTGAAGTGTACATGATCCATCAAGCATTTAGGAAAAATGAATCCGGTAATTTAGCTTCAGATGAACAAAACTGGGTCATTGAGAGTGATGACGGAGATTCAAGAGGATATGAAAGTCTTGATGCAGTTTTTTCACATTTAGATGGCCAATTTAATCAATAAGAAAAGCGATATAGGTAAACAAACGTTAAATTCTTCACGATTACTATCTACCTAAAAGCAGCAAAGGTTACTACAACAGCATCATTAAAAAAGGCTACCAAATGGCAGCCTTTTAAAATTTTATTTAGTGCGATTGTTTTTTTAATTAATAACCATAGCCTACGTAAGAAGATCCGATGATTACTAAAAGAATAAACAATACTACAATTAACGCGAATCCTGCAACCATGTGATCTACTCCTTTATCTACGTTTAATCGAAAACATCTTCGTGGTTACTATACTCATAATAGTTAAAGTGTATAGGCAAATCACGGTTTAGGAAGTATGTCATGGATGCCTAGTTAATCCTATCTATACCCGAATGGCGGTCTTCCAAAGTGTCCGCCATGATGCCCATGATGCCCATGATGCCCATGATGCCCATGATGTCCATGGTGTCCATGGTGTCCATGGTGTCCGTGGTGCCAATGATGCCCATGGTGTCCATGATGTCCATGATGTCCGTGGTGTCCATGATGCCATCCATGATGCGGACCGAATCCTGTTCCATATGGTGCCCCAAATCCGCCTCCTAACGCCCCACCTACGACGAATGGCAGAGTGGCCGCGCCTAAAAACGGTAATAGTCTTTCATCATTTTGATCATATTGAGAAAATTGATTTATTTGTTCTGGATAGTAGTTATACATTGAGTAGCCTCCTTGAGTTTGGTTTCCATTTATACTATGTATTTGTCTATTTATGGAGCATGTACCCAGCGCCTACTTTTCCAAAGATCTCAAAGAGCATAAGTGTAGATAAAAAACTCTATTTCCAGTATAATTATATTAGATAAGATGAAAGGTAGTGTTACCTATGGATATCTTTACATTCCCTGACAAGGCAGCAGGTGGCTTTGGTTATGCATATTTAGCAATGGCAGTTCTCTTTATTGTGGCAAAAATAACCTTGTCTAAATTAAAAAAAGCCGATAAAAAAGCAAAAGAAGAAGTTGCTCGTATTGAAATGGAAATGAAACATGAAAATCTAAACCAAAACTAGAAGAACGTCTTAATAGTGGCTGTGAAAATAGTCATAATATAACCCGCCAGTTTAGAGCTGGCGGGTTAGTGTTTTTAGAAGCCGATATTCGATAGCATTTAATTGTTACATTATTCTTTGTTCGTCGATAGGTCTTACTTCTACACTAAAGTCGTACTGTAGCTTTTAAACTAAACTGAAACGGAAATTTCCCCTTAAAGAATGGATATTGATAAACCCCTCTCTCAACCTCTTCCATACCCCCGTTGTTCCAGCATAAGGTATCAAATTCATGAAAAAAGTCAATCGCTAAACCTGCTTTAGCTAATGAATTAATAATGTCACTCATCGTATACATCCAAAAATAATTCTCGCCTTCTTTTGGCTCAGAGGCATAACCGCCGATGATCGTACTTACATCAGGAGTCTTATTGAAATATGGATACTTAATTGAAACTTGATTTTCTTTCAGCTTTTCCTCGTCCATTGTCATAAAGTAAGGATGGCTGTCATTGATGTAAAAGAAACCATCGTCCTTTAGGAGATGTTTAATCGTTGCACCCCACTTATCCAAGTCTGGTAGCCAGCCAATAACACCTTCAGAGGTGAACACAATATCGTATCTTTCACCGTGCTTCTCTGCTAGTTCCATAATGTCGGATTCTATGAACCTGACGGTAGAAACTCCAAATTCTTCTGCTAGTTTTCGGGCATATTCTATATTTTCTGGAACTAGATCAACACCAGTCACAGTTGCCCCCAATCTAGCAAGCGAAATGGTATCAGCACCGGTATTACATTGTAGATGGATAATTGATTTACCTTGAATGTCTCCTAGTTCCGTTGTAATAATGTTGTTTAAAAGTGATTTTTCTTGACTAAGGAGCTTTCTGAAATTATGATAATGATCTTCTGATAACAATCCCCAAGCTTTTTTATTAGCCTCTATCTCTTTCATTTTAGTTCCCCCTCTATTTAGTAAATACACAAAAAATTTTTATTGATGTCGGATAAGTCAAATCAGTAGCTGTTATTTGCTTTTAGGCATGTGCAATAAGCGGAAACTTGAAGTACTCAGGAAACTTGACGCTAGCCGTTCTAACTAGAAAAAGATCATCCGTTGTAAGGATGCGTGTGCCTTTTGAGTGTAAATCTTTAAAATCTGGCGTGTAGTAAAAAACAACCTCTGTTGTCTCGTTAGTAGAAATATAGGTAAGAAGATCATGTAACAAAATCTGTTGATCACTAAATACACCGTAAATATGCAATTTCTTAGCTTTCCTTTGATAGATAACTACTGCGTCGAGTTCTTCTATGTAATAAACGCTATTTCCAAATCCATAGATACTGTAAAATCCGAGGACATGCTCCCCCTTTTCGATATCAAAGTTATGTGATGAATTTTTCTTTGCATAATAGTCGAAAATCATTTGTTTATCGCCTTCAAAGCTTAGTTTTTGTGACTTGTAAGTATGGTCAGTTGACTGAACTGAGATTGAAAACGTTGACTCATGTACTTGGTGGAACCCATATTTTTTATAGAAATTGTTGTGAACATCTTCATCAGCAAATAAGAAAAACAGATCGTTTTCTTGTTCATGTTCAGCAATTACTTTGTTCATTAAGCTACCTGCAAGACCTTGTTTTTGATAGTCAGGGTGGGTCATAACCGTTCCAATTTGAATGGCGTGTTTTTTTACGCCTTCAATGACCATTTGCATTTTACTAATGGACACATTCGCAACAATTTTGTCATTATCTAAATAGGAATAGCATATATAGCGGTCATTCCAAAAACCTTGTTGATACCATGGCTCGAAGTCAATCTGAAATGTACTTTTCGCTAGTTCATTAAAACTTGCCCTATATTGCTCGTGGTGTTTATAGTCTTTTATAAAAGTAAATGAATTCAACGAAATTCCCCCTATCTTTTATCTAGCCTGAAATTGCTGAGCAAATTGGGATATTGCTTCATGATTTAAGGTAGAAACATCCTCAGCATCGCCCTTCATCTTTTTAATGATTGCTTTTTCTAAAAAATTCATTTTTCCAAATAGAAACTCTCCACCAAATAATCCGTTTGCTACGGATTGGTTGCGTAAATCTTCGCTGAACGCTTGTTCAAATTGAGCTTGAGCTTGCTCGCCCTCGTACATACAACAAAGGAATAAGCCGACTTTCTTTTTCAATAGTTGTTGTTCGCTATGCTTAATAAACTTTGTCACTTTTCGTTGGATCGTTCCAACGTGAATTGAGCCACCTAAAATCACTGCATCAAATTCAGTAATGTCTGGTAACCTTGTATTATTTAAATCTACCAAAGAAACATGACCACTTAGTTCTTTACAAAGAAGGGTTGCAGCTTTTACTGTAGTTCCATGAGAAGAAGCGTAAATTATGACGGTTTTATTCATCTCATTTTTTTCTCCTTTTTGTTAAGTCCTTTTGCTTTCACGAAATAAAAAAACCGCAGCCAAAAGATCGCTCTGTTTTGGGCTACGGGCTTGTGTGTTATTAGAGCTGTGTAATTAAAACGTATCACCCAAAAAAATGGATGTCAATAGTTTCCTTTGAAAGGGCTAGCATCTCATGATAGCCCTCTTCTTCTTTAGAGTAAGATGTTTCTTCACAGGTTTTTGTTTTCTTCGGTTAGGAAATAGAAAACTTAACCATCATGGTCTCGGGGCATCTTTTCTAATCAAAAAAGTAAGTTCTACCCGTGTATATAGTTATTCAACCGCTCATTGTTTAGAAAAAAATCCTTAGATTAATCGTACGCCCCTTATTGGGTTGTCTTGTTGCTTTATCATTTCATTTCGCTCTCCGCCATCAGATAATTCTTCTGAAAATTCATGATCTTCAGTTGGATTAGCGCGCTTTGAAGCTTTAATATCACCTGGTGTTACATTGTTATTTGGAGCTGCTTCGTGATTAAGTTTACTCATGGTTACCCCCCTTTCTTTTATGTAGCATTCCCAATCTGCATGAAACAAAAGAAAAAGTGGAAAAATAACCTGATTTGTAAAAAGGGGGATAATAATGTGACTCAGCAAGACATGAAACAATATAAAGTAACAAGAGGAAATGCTAAAGATAGCGGGATATCAGCAACGTACGAATATACAAGTGGCAACATAACAAGTAAAAGTAATGGGAAAAAGCAAGGAGGAAAAAAGGAAAATGAAGGATAAAGTAAAGAAATTTAATGAAAAAAAATCAGAATTAGATGAAGTTTATGGGGTAGAACCAGAAATGAGCCTTCAAAATGCTAAGTTTTCTACAACAGATAATGAGTATTTGAGTGAATA
This genomic window from Anaerobacillus sp. CMMVII contains:
- a CDS encoding cytosine permease — protein: MGEAVKTIEKRTVVERFGLEAVPLELRTTTAMEYSMIQIAISVNAGNFLVPALAVLEGGLSFSYAVLSTVIGAAFAFLFVSFLALPGAKYGIPAQYAIRSIMGIKGARYVASPIRTLTSLYWFSVQTIGGTYLLKELIERFFGYQVPFIPIALVMATIMAILALIGFDAVKKITKYFLPILFLGGIVMLFIFITSTEAGMTFKDVLTKEGSNQIGTVVFFASLAFVQYVSGVSSASDMARYGKTPKQAFTGLYFGNVIGFTITAVLGAYTAALAGSWNPYVISSQLTDSTLFISIIFVATIASMISINLSNAYTGGYSLLNSIPRLGRVKSALIFGLAAISLSAFPTLVNDAKLFISLLGAFIIPLSAVIVSDFLFIKRRVLTEVDFERLGNESYQYNTSGFICIGIGMMFYFILPESLSPGFLTFIITSACYLLIRLFSFRLLLK
- a CDS encoding HAD-IA family hydrolase, with amino-acid sequence MLKYIIFDFDGTLVDSKDLSIQVINQLAEKYQINKLSETDIEHLRKYSIAERCKAMNFPLYKIPFALIDFLLLYKDGTKQLELFPGIKELLTTLEKEDYKLAVISSNTEENIKQALHNNQVENINEILAASIFGKDKVIKKFLKNHRLKASEVLYVGDELRDILACKRAGIKIAWVSWGFDSIEVTNIEQPDFFAHHPNEIYSIANSIGG
- a CDS encoding sigma-G-dependent sporulation-specific acid-soluble spore protein CsgA, coding for MDATLGYLRESLSNYTEKYPSCQRIYNKLKENGYENEGEFVNDLNEADMAVLDLVLKNEITYAKKEQDQKRAHELSEVYELLF
- a CDS encoding YbxH family protein, which encodes MGAIDRNGYRFEPEFSVINQAGAIHVSKNGEFIEEIIFNFSGEFPDLSQIEGIVDTYCEKHNI
- a CDS encoding DUF5634 family protein, with amino-acid sequence MEPIHREAILNEMNQSLPKLLEKYDLEDVGIFQEEGEGNRYYLGYTVRKNGEVYMIHQAFRKNESGNLASDEQNWVIESDDGDSRGYESLDAVFSHLDGQFNQ
- a CDS encoding YjcZ family sporulation protein; its protein translation is MVAGFALIVVLFILLVIIGSSYVGYGY
- a CDS encoding bifunctional 2-polyprenyl-6-hydroxyphenol methylase/3-demethylubiquinol 3-O-methyltransferase UbiG — protein: MKEIEANKKAWGLLSEDHYHNFRKLLSQEKSLLNNIITTELGDIQGKSIIHLQCNTGADTISLARLGATVTGVDLVPENIEYARKLAEEFGVSTVRFIESDIMELAEKHGERYDIVFTSEGVIGWLPDLDKWGATIKHLLKDDGFFYINDSHPYFMTMDEEKLKENQVSIKYPYFNKTPDVSTIIGGYASEPKEGENYFWMYTMSDIINSLAKAGLAIDFFHEFDTLCWNNGGMEEVERGVYQYPFFKGKFPFQFSLKATVRL
- a CDS encoding GNAT family N-acetyltransferase → MNSFTFIKDYKHHEQYRASFNELAKSTFQIDFEPWYQQGFWNDRYICYSYLDNDKIVANVSISKMQMVIEGVKKHAIQIGTVMTHPDYQKQGLAGSLMNKVIAEHEQENDLFFLFADEDVHNNFYKKYGFHQVHESTFSISVQSTDHTYKSQKLSFEGDKQMIFDYYAKKNSSHNFDIEKGEHVLGFYSIYGFGNSVYYIEELDAVVIYQRKAKKLHIYGVFSDQQILLHDLLTYISTNETTEVVFYYTPDFKDLHSKGTRILTTDDLFLVRTASVKFPEYFKFPLIAHA
- a CDS encoding flavodoxin domain-containing protein, whose protein sequence is MNKTVIIYASSHGTTVKAATLLCKELSGHVSLVDLNNTRLPDITEFDAVILGGSIHVGTIQRKVTKFIKHSEQQLLKKKVGLFLCCMYEGEQAQAQFEQAFSEDLRNQSVANGLFGGEFLFGKMNFLEKAIIKKMKGDAEDVSTLNHEAISQFAQQFQAR